From a region of the Natranaerovirga pectinivora genome:
- a CDS encoding RnfABCDGE type electron transport complex subunit D: MTDNMLVVSSSPHMRSNESTQTIMRDVIIALLPATFFAVYNFGSRALIVTILAILGAVASEWLFQKATGRKNTVTDLSAALTGLFVALNIPYTVPFWIPVIGSAFAIIVVKQIFGGLGQNFMNPALAARAFLVLSFPRIMSIWSFDSVTSATPLDILKAGGRNMPSLQDAFLGNIGGSLGEVSAAALLIGAAYLLIRKVITWRIPFVYIGTTIAVIAAIQFFNGNGFDINYLSYHVFTGGLILGAFFMATDYASSPVTPKGQIIFAIGAGIVTAVIRLYSGMPEGVSYAILFMNLWVPIIERFTIPKAFGEGDSHGKK; encoded by the coding sequence ATGACAGATAATATGTTAGTTGTATCCTCATCTCCTCATATGCGTTCAAATGAATCAACACAAACCATTATGAGAGATGTTATTATAGCTCTTTTACCAGCAACTTTTTTTGCTGTGTATAACTTTGGCAGCAGGGCTTTAATTGTTACAATTTTAGCTATATTAGGTGCTGTTGCATCGGAATGGCTTTTTCAAAAGGCAACGGGTAGAAAAAATACCGTTACTGATTTAAGTGCAGCACTTACAGGGTTGTTCGTAGCATTAAATATACCATATACAGTTCCTTTTTGGATTCCTGTGATAGGTAGTGCTTTTGCTATTATAGTTGTTAAACAAATTTTTGGTGGTTTAGGACAAAACTTTATGAACCCAGCATTAGCTGCGAGAGCATTTTTAGTATTGTCATTCCCAAGAATTATGTCTATTTGGTCCTTTGATAGTGTGACATCAGCGACGCCATTAGATATATTAAAAGCTGGTGGTAGAAATATGCCATCGCTTCAAGATGCCTTTTTAGGAAACATCGGTGGAAGTTTAGGAGAAGTTTCAGCAGCAGCCTTATTAATAGGAGCAGCTTATCTATTAATTAGAAAAGTAATTACTTGGAGAATTCCATTTGTATATATCGGTACAACTATTGCCGTTATTGCTGCAATCCAATTTTTTAATGGCAATGGCTTTGATATTAATTATTTATCTTACCATGTATTTACAGGTGGTTTAATACTTGGGGCTTTCTTTATGGCAACAGACTATGCTTCTTCACCAGTAACACCTAAAGGGCAAATAATTTTTGCTATTGGTGCAGGTATTGTTACAGCTGTAATCAGACTTTACAGTGGTATGCCTGAAGGTGTAAGTTATGCAATCTTATTTATGAATTTATGGGTTCCAATTATAGAGAGATTCACTATTCCAAAAGCATTTGGAGAGGGGGATTCCCATGGGAAAAAATAA
- the rsxC gene encoding electron transport complex subunit RsxC has protein sequence MGALTFKRGIHPKDFKEATMNKPVEYILPKGDLVFPLIQHLGAPCKPLVKKGDRVLLGEKIGDTDAFFASPIISSVSGTVKDIKPVLVPNGSKVEAIIIENDGLYEEHESIQPRENIDELTPEEIRKIIREAGIVGMGGACFPTHIKLTPPPEKKIDYIVVNGAECEPYLTSDYRVMLEEPDRIILGLKIILKLFPEAKGVIAIENNKPEGIKILKELVKDEERMEVVALKTKYPQGAEKQLINAVTGRTFVSGMLPLDVGCIVQNIDTVIAIHRAIHRGRPLMRRIVTVSGGAIKEPKNIKVRIGTNFEELIEAAGGFIEEPVKIIAGGPMMGLTVFSTDLPIMKGSSGIICLTKKEAELFEESSCIRCGKCVGACANGLLPMYLNQYALRKDEAMFLKYKGMECCECGSCSYTCPSKRHIAQTIKTTRREILANRKK, from the coding sequence ATGGGGGCTTTGACATTTAAAAGGGGAATTCATCCTAAAGATTTCAAAGAAGCTACAATGAATAAGCCAGTTGAGTATATTCTTCCAAAAGGAGATTTGGTTTTTCCGCTTATTCAACATTTAGGAGCACCTTGTAAACCATTGGTTAAAAAAGGTGATCGTGTATTATTAGGAGAAAAAATTGGAGATACGGATGCGTTTTTTGCTTCACCAATTATTAGCTCAGTATCTGGAACAGTAAAAGATATTAAGCCTGTCCTAGTACCAAACGGTTCAAAAGTAGAAGCTATTATTATTGAGAATGACGGCCTTTATGAAGAACATGAAAGCATTCAACCAAGAGAGAATATTGATGAGTTAACACCAGAAGAAATTAGAAAAATTATTAGAGAAGCTGGAATTGTTGGAATGGGTGGTGCTTGTTTTCCAACACATATTAAATTAACACCGCCACCAGAGAAAAAAATTGATTATATTGTGGTAAATGGTGCGGAATGTGAACCCTATCTTACTTCAGATTATAGAGTTATGTTAGAAGAACCTGATAGAATTATTCTAGGTTTAAAAATAATTCTTAAATTATTCCCAGAAGCAAAAGGTGTAATTGCCATAGAAAACAATAAACCAGAAGGTATTAAAATTCTTAAAGAGTTAGTAAAAGACGAAGAAAGAATGGAAGTTGTAGCTCTGAAAACTAAGTATCCACAAGGTGCAGAGAAGCAGCTTATTAATGCTGTTACAGGAAGAACTTTCGTCTCAGGAATGTTGCCTTTAGATGTTGGTTGTATTGTACAAAATATTGATACAGTTATTGCAATCCACAGAGCAATTCACAGAGGAAGACCTTTAATGCGCAGAATCGTAACTGTTTCAGGTGGTGCTATAAAAGAGCCTAAAAACATTAAAGTAAGAATTGGAACAAACTTTGAAGAGTTAATTGAAGCGGCAGGCGGCTTTATAGAAGAGCCTGTGAAAATTATAGCAGGTGGCCCAATGATGGGCTTAACGGTATTTTCAACTGATTTACCAATTATGAAAGGTTCATCAGGTATTATATGCTTAACAAAAAAAGAAGCAGAGTTATTTGAAGAATCTAGCTGTATTAGATGTGGGAAATGTGTTGGTGCATGTGCAAATGGCTTGTTGCCAATGTATCTTAACCAATACGCATTAAGAAAAGATGAAGCAATGTTCTTAAAGTACAAAGGAATGGAATGTTGTGAATGTGGAAGTTGTTCATACACCTGTCCATCCAAAAGACATATCGCACAAACAATTAAAACGACTAGACGTGAAATATTAGCAAATAGAAAAAAATAG
- a CDS encoding ATP-binding protein, translated as MKEISMHITDIVSNSVRAKANNITVEVVEDLINNLLKVIIMDDGIGIDDELILTIKDPFVTSRTLRKIGLGIPLFDQTCNQCNGNLVIQSKKNQGTKITASMAYNHIDRPPLGDLPTSIAGIIISMDKSNFSYRHLYNNKKFEITSKEIYEILGNELSINNPKIYLWLKEYIKENISELYNI; from the coding sequence ATGAAAGAAATTTCAATGCATATAACGGATATCGTTTCAAATAGTGTTAGAGCAAAAGCCAACAATATTACTGTTGAAGTTGTAGAGGATTTAATAAATAATTTATTAAAAGTCATTATTATGGATGATGGGATCGGAATTGATGATGAATTAATACTCACCATTAAAGATCCTTTTGTTACCAGTAGAACACTAAGAAAAATTGGTTTAGGAATTCCCTTATTTGATCAAACCTGTAACCAATGTAATGGGAATCTAGTAATACAATCAAAAAAAAACCAAGGTACTAAAATCACTGCTTCCATGGCATACAATCATATTGATAGGCCCCCGTTAGGTGATTTGCCAACGTCAATTGCAGGCATTATAATATCCATGGACAAGAGTAATTTTAGCTACAGACATTTATATAACAATAAAAAATTTGAAATAACATCTAAGGAAATTTATGAAATATTAGGTAATGAACTATCAATAAATAATCCTAAAATATACCTATGGTTAAAAGAATACATCAAAGAAAATATTAGTGAATTATATAATATTTAG
- a CDS encoding DRTGG domain-containing protein — translation MTVKELIEKLSLKIVAGEEGINKEVKGGFTGDLLSVVMGNAKEGQVWVTIQSHINIVAVAVLTNIACIIVTEGFEIDQDAIIKANEEDISILVSNKSSYDMIKELIEIGIG, via the coding sequence ATGACAGTAAAGGAATTAATAGAAAAGTTATCTCTTAAAATTGTTGCAGGAGAAGAAGGGATTAACAAAGAAGTAAAAGGAGGATTTACTGGTGATTTGCTTAGTGTTGTAATGGGAAATGCAAAAGAAGGGCAAGTATGGGTGACCATTCAGAGTCATATTAATATTGTTGCTGTAGCTGTTTTAACCAATATTGCTTGTATTATAGTTACAGAGGGCTTTGAAATAGACCAAGATGCAATTATTAAAGCGAATGAAGAAGATATCTCTATTTTAGTTTCAAATAAATCTTCTTATGATATGATAAAAGAACTTATAGAAATAGGAATAGGATAG
- a CDS encoding [Fe-Fe] hydrogenase large subunit C-terminal domain-containing protein, whose product MVKQHSVYLDKDRCTGCTDCIKRCPTEAIRVRNKKAVIIDERCIDCGMCIKVCKNMAKKAKADDVSIINQYKVKIAIPAPSLYTQFKGIHNVNKILMALKDIGFDEVIEVAKGAELVTEKTKEYIKNNSRKQPIISSACPAVVKVVQSRFPTLIPNILPLLSPKEITGRMTRTHFLDKGYKDEDIGVFFISPCAAKITNSRYPTLIEKSEVDGVISIKDIYKSMVKAIKKNDHHYEHLRLSSNRGMFWAAPGGEVSASKTINYVAVDGIENVIRILEMIEDNELNNVEYVECLACTGGCLGGPLTVENPFVSRCRMDKLSRYHKNHPETRDIHFVLESLDYAWEKPLKPKEVLRLDEDISEAIKKMEELERIYQELPKINCGSCGSPTCKALAEDIVLKNANIEDCIFMLRKEVGQLAERMVELAEKLPRSIKE is encoded by the coding sequence ATGGTGAAGCAACATTCGGTTTATCTTGATAAAGATAGATGTACTGGTTGTACAGATTGTATCAAAAGGTGTCCAACAGAAGCAATTCGAGTAAGAAATAAAAAAGCAGTTATTATTGATGAAAGATGTATTGACTGTGGTATGTGTATTAAAGTTTGTAAAAACATGGCTAAGAAGGCCAAAGCAGATGATGTAAGTATTATTAATCAGTATAAGGTTAAAATTGCCATTCCAGCACCCTCTTTATATACTCAGTTTAAGGGCATACATAATGTTAATAAAATTCTTATGGCATTAAAGGATATTGGATTTGATGAAGTCATAGAAGTTGCAAAAGGTGCTGAGTTGGTAACAGAAAAAACGAAGGAATATATTAAAAACAATAGTAGGAAACAGCCTATAATATCTTCGGCTTGTCCAGCTGTTGTAAAAGTTGTTCAAAGTAGATTTCCTACTTTAATTCCAAACATATTGCCATTATTATCGCCTAAAGAAATCACTGGTCGAATGACAAGAACCCATTTTTTGGATAAAGGGTATAAGGATGAGGATATAGGTGTATTTTTTATATCTCCGTGTGCTGCAAAAATCACCAATAGCAGGTACCCCACTTTAATAGAGAAGTCTGAGGTTGATGGGGTAATCTCCATTAAAGACATATACAAATCTATGGTTAAGGCCATAAAAAAGAATGATCATCATTATGAACATCTAAGATTAAGTTCTAATAGAGGTATGTTTTGGGCGGCACCTGGAGGTGAGGTGAGTGCTTCAAAAACCATTAATTATGTGGCAGTTGACGGCATAGAAAATGTTATTAGAATTCTAGAAATGATTGAAGATAATGAGTTGAATAATGTGGAATATGTTGAATGTTTGGCTTGCACTGGGGGGTGCTTAGGCGGTCCATTAACTGTTGAGAATCCATTTGTATCTCGATGTAGAATGGATAAATTAAGTAGGTACCATAAGAATCATCCTGAAACTAGGGATATCCATTTTGTATTAGAGTCATTGGATTATGCATGGGAAAAACCTCTAAAGCCTAAAGAAGTGTTACGGTTAGATGAAGATATATCAGAAGCCATAAAAAAAATGGAAGAATTAGAAAGGATTTACCAAGAACTACCTAAAATTAATTGTGGATCCTGTGGTTCCCCAACTTGTAAAGCTTTGGCAGAAGACATTGTATTAAAAAATGCTAATATTGAAGATTGTATATTTATGTTAAGAAAAGAAGTTGGTCAACTTGCAGAACGTATGGTTGAACTTGCTGAAAAATTACCACGTTCAATTAAAGAATAA
- a CDS encoding ATP-binding protein: MTFHYDVLGDEFTHAGVASSKVKKILKQLGVPAEIVRKVAIAMYEAEINMVIHANGGVIDGDINEDRIYIVLKDEGPGIEDIKLAMKAGYSTATARAREMGFGAGMGLPNMKRHSDDLKITSEVGKGTVVEIIVFLS, from the coding sequence ATGACTTTTCATTATGATGTATTAGGAGATGAATTTACCCATGCAGGTGTGGCTTCTAGTAAAGTGAAAAAGATTTTAAAGCAATTAGGAGTCCCTGCTGAGATTGTAAGAAAAGTTGCTATTGCAATGTACGAAGCTGAAATTAATATGGTTATTCATGCCAATGGTGGGGTAATAGATGGTGATATTAATGAAGATAGAATATATATTGTTTTAAAGGATGAAGGGCCAGGTATTGAAGATATTAAGTTGGCAATGAAGGCTGGGTATTCTACTGCTACTGCAAGAGCTAGGGAGATGGGTTTTGGAGCTGGTATGGGTTTGCCTAATATGAAGAGGCATAGTGATGATTTGAAGATTACTAGTGAAGTTGGGAAGGGAACTGTTGTTGAGATTATTGTTTTTTTAAGTTGA
- a CDS encoding DRTGG domain-containing protein — translation MLLKEVKEYLDATVLTGEEMLMESIDYGYGCDLMSDVLAFVSNNVLLLTGLTHPQVIRTADILDIKAIVIVRGKKVDDEFISMAKRKEIVVLATRHSLFSACGILFEKGLLGEEIAHNDFSL, via the coding sequence ATGCTTTTAAAAGAAGTAAAGGAATATTTAGATGCAACAGTCCTGACAGGAGAAGAAATGCTTATGGAAAGCATTGATTATGGTTATGGTTGTGACTTAATGAGTGATGTGTTAGCTTTTGTAAGTAATAATGTTTTACTTCTTACAGGTTTAACCCATCCACAAGTTATTAGAACTGCAGATATTCTTGACATTAAAGCAATTGTTATTGTAAGAGGTAAAAAAGTGGATGATGAATTTATATCCATGGCTAAAAGAAAAGAAATTGTGGTATTAGCAACAAGACATTCTTTGTTTAGTGCTTGTGGCATATTATTTGAAAAAGGTCTATTAGGAGAGGAGATTGCTCACAATGACTTTTCATTATGA
- a CDS encoding S-layer homology domain-containing protein gives MKKVCMVVLCIFFAFNFSYGNEKNRFDDVPTGHWAEDHIHDLRILNITNGIGNNQFGVGNTISRRDFITFLVRLLNYDLIIPTVGSFKDNENKNDFYYKYIETAVKYGIIVRDTEHFRPNEPITREEMAIMIVRALGYNDLGSKLIYLPNSFEDVSGNIGYINMAKDFGIINGVGKNQFKPYDTATREQAATMMMRMYHLQNNKINELHGFYAISSANQMAFIKDLDSVGFGWSRLEVNTNNNVVLNTSRRNNNEFGIPSGFTVPLDLAYERNVSTHLMVFVREESILVNGQSMPLVDYIVSNKNVRSTVIGQIVKELNSINGNDQYEFDGVVIDFEKMKGEYLAGEFNHFLSELKEILSQYNKKLYVAVHPKRRTGQPYFDGYDYKTIGEIADRVILMAHDYNAKQLSERDMALGYTLTPLTPIEEIYYALMAITNEETGISDRSKIMLQISFDSVQWKLQEGKVINKYPYSPTYESIKNRLIKDVSISYSSINQNPFVNFYDDRDNSYNVLWYEDSRSVKAKIELARLFGVQGLSLWRLGNIPNFEEEYEKEIYLDVWNRIIEYRH, from the coding sequence ATGAAAAAAGTATGTATGGTAGTACTTTGTATATTTTTTGCCTTTAACTTTTCTTATGGAAATGAAAAAAATAGATTTGACGACGTGCCTACTGGGCATTGGGCTGAGGATCACATACATGACCTAAGGATTTTAAATATAACAAATGGTATAGGGAATAACCAATTTGGGGTAGGGAATACAATATCAAGAAGAGACTTTATTACTTTTCTGGTAAGATTATTAAACTATGACTTAATAATACCAACAGTAGGAAGTTTTAAAGACAATGAAAATAAAAATGACTTTTATTACAAATACATTGAGACGGCTGTAAAATATGGCATAATAGTTAGAGATACAGAACATTTTAGACCAAATGAGCCTATCACACGAGAAGAAATGGCTATTATGATTGTAAGGGCCCTTGGATACAATGACTTAGGAAGTAAGCTTATCTATCTCCCCAATTCTTTTGAAGATGTAAGTGGTAATATAGGCTATATTAACATGGCTAAAGACTTTGGTATTATCAACGGTGTGGGAAAAAATCAGTTTAAGCCCTATGATACGGCTACAAGAGAGCAAGCTGCAACAATGATGATGCGAATGTACCATCTTCAGAATAATAAGATTAATGAGCTTCATGGGTTTTATGCCATCAGTTCTGCTAATCAAATGGCATTTATAAAAGATCTAGATTCGGTTGGTTTTGGGTGGAGCAGGTTAGAGGTTAATACCAACAATAATGTTGTTTTAAATACAAGCAGAAGAAATAACAATGAATTTGGTATACCATCGGGTTTTACAGTGCCTCTTGATTTGGCTTATGAGAGGAATGTATCTACCCACTTAATGGTTTTTGTTAGAGAGGAAAGTATTCTTGTAAATGGTCAAAGTATGCCTTTGGTGGACTATATTGTTTCTAATAAAAATGTGAGAAGTACAGTCATTGGTCAAATAGTAAAAGAATTGAACAGTATTAATGGCAATGATCAGTATGAATTTGATGGTGTTGTTATAGATTTTGAAAAGATGAAAGGTGAGTATTTGGCTGGGGAATTTAATCACTTTTTATCTGAGTTAAAAGAAATATTAAGTCAATACAATAAAAAATTGTATGTTGCAGTTCATCCTAAAAGAAGAACAGGCCAACCCTACTTTGATGGGTATGATTATAAAACCATAGGAGAAATTGCAGATAGAGTAATATTAATGGCTCATGACTATAATGCCAAACAATTATCAGAACGCGATATGGCATTAGGGTATACCTTAACCCCTTTAACGCCAATTGAAGAAATATATTATGCCTTAATGGCCATAACAAATGAAGAAACAGGAATAAGTGATAGAAGTAAAATTATGTTGCAAATTTCATTTGATTCTGTACAATGGAAGCTTCAAGAAGGTAAAGTAATCAATAAATACCCTTATTCTCCAACATATGAATCTATTAAAAATCGATTAATAAAAGATGTAAGTATAAGTTATTCTAGCATTAACCAAAACCCATTTGTTAACTTTTACGATGATAGAGATAATAGCTATAATGTTTTATGGTATGAAGATTCTAGAAGTGTTAAAGCAAAAATTGAATTGGCTAGATTATTTGGTGTTCAAGGACTATCTCTTTGGAGACTGGGTAATATACCAAATTTTGAAGAAGAATATGAAAAAGAAATTTATCTTGATGTATGGAATCGGATTATTGAATATAGACATTAA
- a CDS encoding SanA/YdcF family protein has protein sequence MRKGIKRFMVSLVIVGLLGVTSVLAIDGHVRKKGNQLIMTKDNVFEADAILILGALVYQSGNVSNILEDRLKVGVELYEMGKAPKLLLSGDNGQLDYDEVNAMKNYVVARGIPEEDVFMDHAGFSTYESVYRAKEIFQVERLIIVTQEYHLKRALYVSKKLGIEAQGVTSDLRTYPKMSVFKTREILARNKDFLYVNVFKPEPTYLGEVINITGDGRITFDKD, from the coding sequence ATGAGAAAAGGTATTAAAAGGTTTATGGTTAGTTTAGTTATAGTAGGTCTTTTAGGAGTAACAAGCGTATTAGCAATAGATGGTCATGTTAGAAAAAAAGGGAATCAATTAATTATGACAAAAGATAATGTCTTTGAAGCAGACGCAATTTTGATATTAGGTGCATTGGTATATCAAAGCGGCAATGTTTCAAATATTTTAGAGGATCGTTTAAAAGTGGGGGTTGAACTCTATGAAATGGGAAAAGCACCAAAATTATTACTAAGTGGTGATAATGGACAACTGGATTATGATGAAGTAAATGCAATGAAAAACTATGTAGTTGCTAGAGGGATTCCTGAAGAAGATGTTTTTATGGATCATGCAGGTTTTAGCACTTATGAGAGTGTGTACCGTGCAAAAGAAATATTTCAAGTAGAAAGATTAATTATAGTAACTCAAGAATACCATTTAAAGCGCGCTTTATATGTTTCAAAAAAATTAGGTATAGAAGCACAAGGGGTAACTTCTGATTTAAGAACTTATCCAAAGATGAGTGTGTTTAAAACAAGAGAAATATTAGCAAGAAATAAAGACTTTTTATATGTGAATGTTTTTAAACCAGAGCCAACATACTTAGGTGAGGTTATCAATATTACAGGGGATGGAAGAATTACTTTTGATAAAGATTAA
- a CDS encoding dienelactone hydrolase family protein — translation MWAPDVYLEERYKMTKQSYGFNSSSISLWIDQKELLKEKLIELLGGFPEEKQSLNAIVIQKEEFEEYTIDRIEYSTYLHMRVPAYLIIPKNNQKTRPAVIACPGHGYGSKECIGLLPDGSFNKGDPTIHKNFALELVKNGFTVMVPEILGFGDRRLEEDQDKDPKENSCYRLATNLLMMGQTLIGHRVYETIRAMDYLNTRSDIIHSKIGCMGFSGGGLVTALTSAVDERIKATVISGYTNTFKDSIMAMRHCLDNYIPGIINCCEMSDLIGLIAPRDLFIESGVDDPIFPLKGAQTTVSKLKEIYNKYNADNNIEIDVFNGEHEVWGKKAYLWMKEKLYMV, via the coding sequence ATGTGGGCGCCGGATGTATACTTAGAAGAACGCTATAAAATGACAAAACAAAGCTATGGTTTTAACAGTAGCAGTATTAGCCTTTGGATTGATCAAAAAGAATTATTAAAAGAAAAACTGATAGAATTACTTGGAGGATTTCCGGAAGAAAAGCAATCCCTGAATGCCATTGTCATACAAAAGGAAGAGTTTGAAGAGTATACTATAGATAGAATAGAATATTCAACTTATTTACATATGAGGGTTCCTGCTTATCTTATTATTCCTAAAAATAATCAAAAAACAAGACCAGCAGTCATTGCTTGTCCAGGACATGGTTATGGTAGTAAAGAGTGTATAGGCTTGTTACCAGATGGGTCCTTTAATAAGGGTGACCCTACCATTCATAAAAACTTTGCTCTAGAACTAGTGAAAAATGGGTTTACAGTTATGGTTCCAGAAATTTTAGGTTTTGGCGATAGACGATTGGAAGAAGATCAAGATAAAGACCCAAAGGAGAATAGCTGTTATAGATTAGCAACAAATTTATTAATGATGGGACAAACTTTAATAGGTCATAGAGTTTATGAAACCATACGAGCGATGGACTATCTAAATACTCGTTCAGATATTATTCATTCTAAAATTGGCTGTATGGGATTTTCAGGAGGTGGACTTGTGACAGCATTAACTTCTGCTGTTGATGAGAGAATTAAAGCAACTGTAATAAGTGGTTATACAAATACCTTTAAAGATAGTATTATGGCTATGAGACATTGTCTGGATAATTATATTCCAGGAATTATTAATTGTTGTGAAATGTCAGATCTCATTGGATTAATAGCCCCTAGAGATCTATTTATAGAATCAGGAGTAGATGATCCTATCTTCCCTCTTAAAGGCGCTCAAACAACCGTTTCTAAACTTAAAGAAATATATAACAAATATAATGCAGACAATAATATTGAGATTGATGTATTTAATGGGGAACACGAAGTGTGGGGAAAAAAGGCTTACCTTTGGATGAAAGAAAAATTGTATATGGTATAG
- a CDS encoding glycerophosphoryl diester phosphodiesterase membrane domain-containing protein: MVELLFRRSLLDLKKTYKKHIIFEFFYMLITGFIFVPIIAYIFNRVIWSLGSGSLLNTEIFRIVLNYRGIFGLLSIATIAVVILFIQFGVIIVISQKQYFSKSISILHAFDTVIKKTPKIVGFGVFQLITLFVFLIPFIDSPLLGSLSEDIEIKSFIRNQIFSSRLLMTLYGLVFILIIYIIIRWIFTLHFIIIENKSVRKAVSSSMELTKKNQIRIIVGLFVLNIIIFLIGIFIISGITLIPSLITDINLFFLDNSLVTLSSFITYVFALMLIPINITFVTRLFYRYHINQDVEIEDKLIISKNKKIYEMEDKISTFIMKKSVFNLILLTVYLIMAIYFHYTVTDNIAYIGRSVAVAGHRGDMYNSPENTISSVRSAIEKEVDFVEIDIQITKDNVIVLNHDRDLARVAGVPYRVIDLTYEELSVLEVGSHFSDDFMGEKIPTLEEVLIEVKDQAKLILDIKAYGNKIDIAENLVALIEKYEMVEQCYIQSFNYPVLQEIRKINPDIKIGQLMYAVTGNLATLDVDFYSIEQNMLSNRIINNARRIDREIWVWTVNNESNMKRVLKYDIDVIITGYPEMVQSIIGLK; this comes from the coding sequence ATGGTTGAGTTGTTATTTCGTAGAAGTTTATTAGACTTAAAGAAAACCTATAAGAAACATATTATTTTTGAATTCTTTTATATGTTAATCACTGGTTTTATTTTTGTTCCTATAATTGCGTATATCTTTAATCGAGTGATCTGGTCATTAGGATCAGGTTCTTTATTAAATACTGAAATATTTAGGATTGTATTAAATTACCGAGGCATTTTTGGATTATTGAGTATAGCAACTATTGCTGTTGTTATCTTATTTATTCAATTTGGCGTCATAATTGTTATCTCACAAAAGCAGTATTTCTCTAAGTCTATTTCAATACTTCATGCTTTTGATACGGTAATTAAAAAAACACCTAAAATTGTTGGTTTCGGTGTTTTTCAATTAATAACTTTATTTGTTTTTTTAATACCTTTTATAGACTCCCCTTTGTTAGGGTCCCTGAGTGAAGATATAGAGATTAAATCATTTATTAGGAATCAAATATTTAGTTCAAGGCTATTAATGACTTTATATGGGTTAGTATTCATTTTAATTATATATATTATCATTCGATGGATTTTTACATTGCATTTTATAATTATTGAAAATAAATCTGTTAGAAAAGCCGTTAGTAGCAGTATGGAACTCACCAAGAAAAATCAAATACGGATCATAGTAGGGTTATTTGTTTTAAACATTATTATATTTTTAATAGGTATATTTATAATTTCTGGCATTACATTAATTCCATCATTAATTACAGATATTAATTTGTTTTTTTTAGATAATTCTCTAGTTACTTTATCAAGTTTTATAACATATGTATTTGCTTTGATGCTAATCCCTATCAATATAACATTTGTTACGAGATTGTTTTATAGATATCATATTAATCAAGATGTAGAAATTGAAGACAAATTGATTATTTCTAAAAATAAAAAAATATATGAAATGGAAGATAAAATATCAACATTTATTATGAAAAAGAGTGTTTTTAATTTGATTTTACTAACGGTGTATTTAATTATGGCAATATATTTTCATTATACTGTTACAGATAATATAGCATATATTGGGAGAAGTGTAGCAGTTGCTGGCCATAGAGGGGATATGTATAATAGCCCTGAAAATACCATTAGTAGTGTGAGGTCTGCAATTGAAAAAGAAGTGGATTTTGTTGAAATAGACATACAAATTACAAAGGATAATGTAATAGTATTAAATCATGATAGGGATTTAGCAAGGGTTGCTGGAGTTCCTTATCGAGTTATAGATTTAACCTATGAAGAATTATCAGTATTAGAGGTTGGGTCACATTTTTCAGATGACTTTATGGGAGAAAAAATCCCTACTTTAGAAGAAGTTTTAATTGAAGTTAAAGATCAAGCTAAGCTCATTCTTGATATAAAGGCATATGGCAATAAAATAGATATTGCAGAAAATTTAGTAGCATTAATAGAAAAATATGAAATGGTAGAACAGTGTTATATTCAATCCTTTAACTATCCCGTCTTACAGGAAATAAGAAAAATTAATCCAGACATTAAAATTGGACAGTTGATGTATGCAGTTACAGGTAACTTAGCAACACTTGATGTGGATTTTTATTCCATCGAACAAAATATGTTGTCAAATAGGATAATAAATAATGCAAGAAGAATAGATAGGGAAATATGGGTTTGGACTGTGAATAATGAGAGCAATATGAAACGTGTATTGAAGTATGATATAGACGTTATAATAACCGGTTATCCAGAGATGGTGCAATCCATTATCGGTCTTAAATAA